In Antennarius striatus isolate MH-2024 chromosome 10, ASM4005453v1, whole genome shotgun sequence, one DNA window encodes the following:
- the rbmx gene encoding RNA-binding motif protein, X chromosome, whose protein sequence is MAEADRPGKLFIGGLNTETTQKALEQFFSKYGRIVEVILMKDHETKKSRGFAFITFENPSDAKDAAREMNGKSLDGKNIKVEQATKPQFESGGRRGPPMHSRSRGPYRGLRGSRGGPGGMRGPPSRDYYDSSGNGDSFFKGMSSRGPPPMKRGPPVRNGGPPPKRSAPSGPMNRPPMSRDRDPYGPPPPRRDSMMSRRDDYPSPRDDHYNSKDSYSSRDYNSRDSRDYGPPSRDYSYRDYSNSSSRDDYGSMSRGYGDRDVYGGREQRSYMDRPSGGAYRDSYDGCGNSRSAPPSRGPPPSYGGSSGSSRYDDYGSSSRDGYGSRDSYPSSRSDTYPPSRGERMGRQERGPAPPVERGYPPRDSYSSSSRGGLRGGRGGSRPDRGMNRNRY, encoded by the exons ATGGCAGAGGCGGACCGACCTGGGAAGCTCTTCATCGGGGGACTGAACACCGAGACGACCCAAAAGGCCTTGGAGCAATTCTTCAGCAAATATGGCAGAATTGTCGAAG TCATTTTGATGAAGgaccatgaaacaaaaaaatcaagagGCTTTGCATTTATAACTTTTGAGAATCCCAGTGATGCAAAGGATGCAGCACGAGAGATGAATGGAAAG TCACTTGATGGAAAGAATATCAAAGTTGAACAAGCAACAAAGCCACAATTTGAAAGTGGAGGCAGACGAGGACCACCAATGCACTCACGCAGCCGTGGTCCATACAGAGGCCTCCGTGGTTCCAGAGGAGGTCCTGGTGGTATGAGAGGCCCACCATCACGAG aCTACTATGATAGTTCAGGAAATGGGGACAGCTTTTTCAAAGGAATGTCGTCCAGAGGCCCCCCTCCAATGAAGAGAGGACCTCCAGTTCGTAATGGAGGTCCCCCACCCAAGAGGTCTGCTCCATCTGGTCCAATGAACAGAC CTCCCATGTCAAGGGACAGAGATCCGTATGGTCCACCCCCTCCCCGCAGAGACTCAATGATGTCCCGGAGGGATGATTATCCATCACCACGAGATGATCATTACAACTCAAAGGACAG CTACTCCAGTAGGGACTATAATTCCAGGGATTCAAGGGACTATGGACCTCCTTCCCGAGATTATTCATACAGGGACTACTCCAATTCCAGCTCCCGTGATGATTATGGCTCAATGTCAAGAGGATACGG TGATCGTGATGTTTATGGAGGTCGGGAACAGAGGAGCTACATGGACCGTCCCAGTGGTGGAGCCTACAGGGATTCATATGATGGTTGCG GTAACTCTCGCAGCGCCCCACCTTCACGGGGCCCCCCACCTTCCTATGGTGGGAGCAGTGGAAGCAGTCGTTACGATGACTATGGCAGCAGTTCCAGGGATGGCTATGGCAGTCGTGACAGTTACCCCAGCAGTCGGAGTGACACATATCCACCTAGCCGTGGTGAGCGAATGGGCAGACAGGAGAGGGGCCCAGCTCCCCCAGTTGAAAGGGGCTACCCTCCACGTGATTCGTACAGCAGCTCAAGTCGTGGAGGGCTACGTGGTGGCCGTGGCGGCAGTCGACCTGATAGAGGAATGAATCGCAACAGATACTGA